In the genome of Anabas testudineus chromosome 4, fAnaTes1.2, whole genome shotgun sequence, one region contains:
- the LOC113152494 gene encoding LOW QUALITY PROTEIN: ephrin-A2-like (The sequence of the model RefSeq protein was modified relative to this genomic sequence to represent the inferred CDS: inserted 1 base in 1 codon): MASMCSLESVCRAADGSSGLKVSRFLTVDNEVKYDVWRTEERAAGQGIKLSDPDQATCFLHETLLFVKDSVFWSSXFFRGDYTVEVAINDYLDIYCPHYDVPEPAERMEHYVLYMVNYDGYTSCDHHRKGFKRWECNRPQSPSGPLKFSEKFQLFTPFSLGFEFRPGHEYYYISSPHPNLAGKPCLKLKVYVKPTNDSVYESPEPFLTDDTTGGCSLAVPRLSLLSAMLLAALLLLLASS, from the exons ATGGCTTCCATGTGTTCGCTGGAGTCTGTGTGTCGAGCTGCAGACGGCAGCAGTGGATTAAAAGTGAGTCGATTCTTGACTGTCGATAATGAGGTTAAGTACGACGTGTGGAGAAcggaggagagagcagcaggtCAGGGGATAAAG CTCAGTGACCCTGATCAAGCTACATGTTTCCTGCATGAAACACTGCTTTTTGTTAAAGACTCTGTTTTCTGGTCTT GGTTTTTCCGGGGCGACTACACTGTGGAGGTGGCCATCAACGACTACCTGGACATCTACTGTCCTCACTACGATGTGCCGGAGCCGGCCGAGCGCATGGAGCACTACGTGCTGTACATGGTGAACTACGACGGCTACACGAGCTGCGACCATCACAGGAAGGGCTTCAAACGCTGGGAGTGTAACCGGCCGCAGAGCCCCAGCGGGCCACTCAAGTTCTCTGAGAAGTTCCAGCTGTTCACCCCCTTCAGCCTGGGCTTCGAGTTCCGTCCGGGACACGAGTACTACTACATCT catcTCCACATCCAAACCTGGCTGGGAAACCGTGTCTGAAACTCAAAGTCTACGTCAAACCCACCA atGACTCTGTGTACGAGTCTCCGGAGCCCTTCCTGACAGACGACACCACCGGCGGCTGCAGCCTCGCCGTGCCTCGCCTCTCCCTGCTGTCGGCCATGTTGCTcgctgccctcctcctcctcctcgcctcCTCATag